From a single Deinococcus malanensis genomic region:
- a CDS encoding LutB/LldF family L-lactate oxidation iron-sulfur protein gives MSAGGIRPARTFQDAARDTLSNPQMRRNLRHATTTIREKRLRAVDELPDWEALRDEGAAIKDHVMANLSEYLLELEASVKARGGHVHWARDAEEARELVAQIAGSHGAREVIKVKSISTDEIELNAALERHGIHAIETDLAELIVQLAEDRPSHILVPAIHRNRAEIRDLFRRKLGAELLTDEPKVLAEAARVYLREKFLTTKVAVSGANFAVAESGTVCIVESEGNGRMCLTMPDVLISVMGIEKVLPTWEDLAVFMRLLPRSSTAERMNPYTSFWSGVTPGDGPQEFHLVLLDNGRTDVLADEVGRQTLRCIRCSACLNVCPVYERAGGHAYGSVYPGPIGAILTPQLLHLEDKNANTLPWASSLCGACYDACPVKINIPEVLLYLRGKITEDKPLNAEAVAFKTAAWVMSEPFRFEGAIKLARTGQGPLVKHGAIHALPGMLSGWTDTRDLPALPRQSFREWWRHRPAPPIRATDGDAQTSEGEPIAPQRDDRGTV, from the coding sequence GTGAGCGCCGGAGGCATCAGACCCGCCCGCACCTTCCAGGACGCGGCGCGTGACACGCTCTCGAACCCGCAGATGCGCCGCAACCTGCGGCACGCGACCACCACCATCCGCGAGAAACGCCTTCGGGCAGTCGACGAGTTGCCGGACTGGGAAGCGCTGCGTGACGAAGGCGCCGCCATCAAGGACCACGTGATGGCGAACCTCAGCGAGTACCTGCTGGAACTCGAAGCGTCGGTCAAAGCCCGCGGGGGGCACGTGCACTGGGCACGCGACGCGGAGGAAGCCCGGGAACTCGTCGCACAAATCGCCGGGTCCCACGGGGCCCGCGAAGTCATCAAAGTCAAGTCCATCTCCACTGACGAGATTGAGCTGAACGCGGCCCTCGAACGGCACGGCATTCATGCCATCGAAACGGACCTCGCCGAACTGATCGTGCAGCTCGCCGAGGACCGGCCCAGTCACATCCTGGTGCCGGCGATCCACCGCAATCGCGCGGAGATCCGGGACCTGTTCCGCCGCAAGCTCGGCGCCGAGCTGCTGACCGACGAGCCGAAAGTCCTGGCCGAAGCGGCCCGGGTGTACCTGCGGGAGAAGTTCCTCACCACAAAGGTGGCCGTCAGTGGCGCCAACTTCGCGGTGGCAGAAAGCGGCACCGTCTGCATCGTCGAGTCTGAAGGGAACGGCCGCATGTGCCTGACCATGCCGGACGTGCTGATCAGCGTGATGGGCATCGAGAAGGTCCTGCCCACCTGGGAGGACCTTGCCGTGTTCATGCGGCTGCTGCCGAGAAGCAGCACAGCCGAGCGGATGAATCCGTACACCAGCTTCTGGTCCGGCGTGACCCCCGGGGATGGACCGCAGGAGTTCCACCTGGTGCTGCTGGACAACGGCCGCACCGACGTCCTCGCAGACGAGGTCGGACGACAGACGCTGCGCTGTATCCGCTGCTCGGCGTGCCTGAATGTCTGCCCGGTGTATGAACGCGCAGGCGGGCATGCGTATGGGAGCGTGTATCCCGGTCCGATCGGCGCGATCCTCACCCCGCAACTGCTGCACCTGGAGGACAAGAACGCGAACACCCTGCCGTGGGCGAGCAGTCTGTGCGGCGCGTGCTATGACGCCTGTCCGGTCAAGATCAACATTCCGGAAGTGCTGCTGTACCTCCGGGGGAAGATCACGGAGGACAAACCCCTGAACGCTGAAGCCGTGGCGTTCAAGACGGCTGCCTGGGTGATGAGTGAACCGTTCCGTTTCGAGGGGGCTATCAAGCTCGCGCGGACCGGGCAGGGGCCCCTGGTGAAACACGGTGCGATCCACGCTCTTCCCGGGATGCTGAGTGGCTGGACCGACACGCGGGACCTTCCGGCCCTCCCCAGGCAGTCCTTTCGGGAATGGTGGCGCCACCGTCCCGCACCACCAATTCGCGCGACGGATGGGGATGCGCAGACCAGCGAGGGTGAACCTATCGCGCCGCAGCGGGATGACCGGGGGACCGTATGA
- a CDS encoding (Fe-S)-binding protein — protein sequence MKIDLFITCLNDAMFPRTGEATVKLLERLGHQVHFNDRQTCCGQMHFNSGYQGEALGLVRHFVETFRDADVVVAPSGSCVGMVRDLYPRAAEWAGDDELLAEVNALIPRVFELSEFLVQHQGLEDVGAYYPHRVTYHQTCHAMRVLRVGNAPLRLLQKVRGLSLVELPAVDQCCGFGGTFSVKNPETSTAMLADKVQNVMSTKAEACTAGDNSCLMHIGGGLSRLQSGTRTVHLAEILASTEQEVFA from the coding sequence ATGAAAATCGACCTGTTCATTACCTGCCTGAATGACGCGATGTTTCCCCGCACCGGTGAAGCCACGGTCAAGCTGCTCGAGCGTCTCGGCCATCAGGTGCACTTCAACGACCGTCAGACCTGCTGCGGGCAGATGCATTTCAATTCCGGGTACCAGGGAGAAGCACTCGGTCTGGTGCGCCATTTCGTGGAGACCTTCCGGGATGCCGACGTGGTCGTGGCGCCCAGCGGCTCGTGCGTGGGCATGGTCCGCGACCTGTACCCGCGCGCTGCCGAGTGGGCGGGAGACGATGAGCTGCTCGCGGAAGTGAACGCCCTGATCCCCCGTGTGTTCGAACTCAGCGAATTCCTGGTTCAACACCAAGGCCTCGAGGATGTCGGTGCGTACTACCCGCACCGCGTGACGTACCACCAGACCTGTCACGCCATGCGCGTCCTGCGGGTCGGGAACGCCCCCCTGCGGCTGCTCCAGAAGGTCCGGGGCCTGAGTCTGGTGGAACTGCCTGCCGTGGACCAATGCTGCGGGTTCGGGGGAACGTTCAGCGTGAAGAATCCGGAGACCAGCACCGCGATGCTGGCCGACAAGGTGCAGAACGTCATGAGCACCAAAGCCGAAGCGTGCACCGCAGGAGACAACTCCTGCCTGATGCACATCGGTGGTGGGCTCAGCCGCCTGCAAAGCGGCACCCGCACCGTACACCTCGCAGAGATCCTGGCGAGCACGGAACAGGAAGTGTTCGCGTGA
- a CDS encoding DeoR/GlpR family DNA-binding transcription regulator has product MTTDTLKVGSERQHQILRRALSERVVKIKDLSAELGVHEMTVRRDIDQLAEQGLLERIHGGARILEKTSEEVAHQLRATKNTEAKDAIARAALNLIEDGDVVALDASTTALALARILHARNVSAIVSSLDAANVLAATGVPFLMVGGNFHAPARSFVGAFFMDTMTRLHPDKVFFSAKAFSPDTGFTDPHLPEVGAKQTLIRSAGTVIALLDSSKVERRALATIATLDEVDVLITDQTPSDRIRSATESADILLIVTREDQ; this is encoded by the coding sequence ATGACCACAGACACCCTCAAGGTAGGCAGCGAGCGCCAGCACCAGATCCTGCGCCGCGCGCTGTCAGAGCGCGTCGTGAAAATCAAAGACCTCTCCGCCGAACTCGGCGTCCACGAAATGACCGTCCGGCGCGACATCGACCAGCTGGCCGAACAGGGCCTGCTCGAACGCATTCATGGCGGCGCCCGCATCCTCGAGAAAACCAGTGAGGAAGTCGCCCACCAGCTGCGCGCCACCAAAAACACCGAAGCCAAGGACGCCATTGCCCGCGCCGCGTTGAACCTCATCGAAGACGGAGACGTCGTCGCCCTGGACGCCAGCACTACCGCCCTGGCCCTGGCGCGCATCCTGCACGCCCGCAACGTCAGCGCCATCGTCAGCAGCCTCGACGCCGCGAATGTCCTCGCCGCGACTGGCGTGCCCTTCCTGATGGTCGGCGGGAACTTCCACGCGCCCGCCCGCTCCTTCGTCGGTGCCTTCTTCATGGACACCATGACCCGCCTGCACCCGGACAAAGTGTTCTTCTCCGCCAAGGCCTTCTCGCCCGACACCGGCTTCACCGACCCGCACCTGCCGGAAGTCGGCGCCAAACAAACCCTGATCCGCTCAGCCGGCACGGTGATCGCCCTGCTCGACAGCTCCAAGGTCGAACGACGCGCCCTGGCCACCATCGCCACCCTTGATGAGGTCGATGTGCTGATTACGGACCAGACCCCCTCCGATCGCATCCGTTCCGCCACCGAGTCGGCGGACATCCTACTTATCGTCACCCGGGAGGACCAATGA
- a CDS encoding bifunctional aldolase/short-chain dehydrogenase translates to MTATQSKTIITNRWNDTDAPQSDGLAALTYRSNLLGADRTLVNIYGGNTSTKSVEKDHLGRDVTVLWVKGSGSDIASITEKGFAGLKLDEVLPLFDRPEMSDEEMTTYLERTTFEPGRPRQSIETLLHAFVPAKHVDHTHPDAIISIACTPNGPDIMREIYGDRAAWVDYIRPGFTLSQQIGAAVRNNPNLEAVVMGKHGLVTWGDTARESYETTLRIIGEAQAYLDARQEAQPFGGAQVQNLPEDEANALLAEVLPVLRGAMKGARPVILNVDRSPEVMEFVNSRAAAELSQVGAACPDHLVHTKRTPLFLNWTPDQGKEALLTAAKESVERFKVEYATYFEGNKGEGDVMFTPSPRVVLIPGLGMVNSGPDAQGADVSRQLYVRAIQVMKSASSLGGFVSLTAPESYAVEYWPLELYKLAQKPAPKVLEGHVALVTGAASGIGRAIARRLAQDGAHVVIADLNAEGGQQVAQEIIQERGYQRAASTGMNVTSEEQVLAAYQTAILQYGGVDIVVNNAGIASSAPIEETSLEMWNKNQSILSTGYFLVAREAFKVLKAQNTGGNLVFIGSKNSLAAGKNAAAYSTAKAAEIHLARCLAEEGGAHGIRVNSVLPDSVLSGSAIWDGKWRAERAATYGIREDQLEDFYRQRNTLKVNILPEDIAEATFYFATPAASKTTGGILTVDGGVPIAYVR, encoded by the coding sequence ATGACCGCAACGCAATCCAAGACCATCATCACCAACCGCTGGAACGACACCGACGCGCCCCAGAGTGACGGACTGGCCGCGCTCACCTACCGCTCCAACCTGCTGGGCGCCGACCGCACCCTTGTGAACATCTACGGCGGCAACACCAGCACCAAAAGCGTCGAGAAAGACCACCTCGGCCGGGACGTGACCGTCCTGTGGGTCAAAGGCAGCGGCTCGGACATCGCCAGCATCACCGAGAAGGGTTTCGCCGGGTTGAAACTTGACGAGGTCCTCCCCCTGTTCGACCGCCCGGAGATGTCCGACGAGGAAATGACCACCTACCTCGAACGCACCACCTTCGAACCCGGCCGGCCCCGGCAGAGCATCGAGACGCTGCTGCACGCCTTCGTGCCTGCCAAGCACGTGGACCACACGCACCCGGACGCCATCATCTCCATCGCCTGCACCCCGAACGGCCCGGACATCATGCGTGAGATCTACGGCGACCGCGCCGCCTGGGTCGACTACATCCGCCCCGGCTTCACGCTCTCCCAGCAGATCGGCGCGGCCGTGCGCAACAACCCGAACCTGGAAGCCGTCGTGATGGGCAAGCACGGCCTGGTCACCTGGGGCGACACCGCCAGGGAAAGCTACGAAACGACCCTACGCATCATCGGTGAAGCTCAGGCGTACCTGGACGCCCGTCAGGAAGCGCAGCCGTTCGGAGGCGCCCAGGTTCAGAACCTTCCAGAAGACGAAGCGAATGCCCTGCTCGCTGAAGTCCTGCCGGTCCTCCGCGGCGCGATGAAAGGCGCCCGACCGGTCATCCTGAATGTCGACCGCAGCCCGGAAGTGATGGAGTTCGTGAATTCCAGAGCGGCTGCTGAACTGTCTCAGGTGGGTGCCGCGTGCCCGGATCACCTGGTGCACACCAAACGCACCCCGCTGTTCCTCAACTGGACCCCGGATCAGGGTAAGGAAGCCCTGCTTACCGCGGCGAAAGAGAGCGTCGAGCGTTTCAAAGTCGAGTACGCCACGTACTTCGAGGGGAACAAAGGCGAAGGGGACGTGATGTTCACGCCCAGCCCGCGCGTGGTGCTGATTCCCGGTCTCGGCATGGTGAACAGTGGCCCCGACGCTCAGGGCGCGGACGTCTCCCGGCAGCTGTACGTGCGGGCCATCCAGGTGATGAAGAGTGCCAGCAGCCTCGGCGGGTTCGTTTCGCTGACGGCCCCGGAATCCTACGCGGTGGAGTACTGGCCGCTGGAACTGTACAAACTCGCCCAGAAACCCGCCCCGAAAGTCCTCGAAGGGCACGTCGCCCTCGTCACGGGCGCCGCGAGTGGGATCGGCCGCGCCATTGCGCGTCGCCTCGCGCAGGACGGCGCGCACGTCGTGATTGCGGACCTCAATGCTGAGGGTGGCCAGCAGGTTGCGCAGGAGATTATTCAGGAACGCGGGTACCAGCGGGCGGCCAGTACCGGCATGAACGTCACCAGCGAGGAGCAGGTGCTGGCCGCGTACCAGACGGCGATCCTCCAGTACGGGGGGGTGGACATCGTTGTGAACAACGCCGGCATCGCGTCCAGCGCCCCGATCGAGGAAACCAGCCTGGAGATGTGGAACAAGAACCAGAGCATCCTCTCCACCGGGTACTTCCTGGTGGCGCGCGAAGCGTTCAAGGTGCTCAAGGCGCAGAACACAGGCGGGAACCTGGTGTTCATCGGCAGCAAGAACAGCCTCGCCGCCGGCAAGAACGCCGCCGCGTACAGCACCGCCAAAGCCGCCGAGATCCACCTCGCGCGTTGCCTCGCCGAAGAAGGCGGCGCGCATGGTATCCGCGTGAACAGCGTCCTGCCCGACAGCGTGCTGTCCGGCTCCGCCATCTGGGACGGCAAGTGGCGCGCTGAACGCGCCGCGACGTACGGCATCCGCGAGGATCAGCTGGAGGACTTCTACCGCCAGCGCAACACCCTCAAGGTGAACATCCTGCCTGAGGACATCGCGGAAGCCACCTTCTACTTCGCCACACCCGCAGCGAGCAAAACCACCGGCGGCATCCTCACGGTGGACGGCGGGGTGCCCATCGCGTATGTCCGCTGA
- a CDS encoding rhamnulokinase: MSADVSRHVAIDLGASSGRVALGTVQAGKLTVDVLHRFPNGGVPVQGGLYWDVLGLWREILHGLKLAGSYGHIDSVGVDSWAVDYALLDEHGLLLDGVHHYRDARTTGVMDDVHRTLLKDAMYDATGIQFLPFNTAYQLIAHERQAPGILSRAHSLLMVPDLLHYWLSGRQVTEQTNASTTQLYDPRLATWSRRVLDALDLPEGLLPEVIAPGTVIGEVSPGIALEMGLKGTRVIAPATHDTASAVAAVPAQGPHWAYLSSGTWSLVGVETLEPVITPAALRFNLTNEAGVHGTTRLLKNIMGLWILQECRRSWSFNTPTFEMLYAEAEGVPPSGPLIDPDDPRFLAPGLDMPARVQQYCRDTDQAVPESRAAITRCVLDSLALRTAEVLTQLEAVTGNSISTLHVVGGGSQIRLLNQLIADASGCTVIAGPVEATLIGNLLVQAEACGRIPQGGVRDVVRASEAVLTHRQQTVVPAERRALFARLGERATVPS, encoded by the coding sequence ATGTCCGCTGACGTCTCCCGCCACGTCGCCATCGACCTCGGTGCGTCCAGCGGCCGGGTGGCCCTGGGGACCGTGCAGGCCGGGAAGCTCACGGTGGACGTCCTCCACCGCTTCCCGAACGGCGGGGTCCCCGTGCAGGGCGGGCTGTACTGGGACGTGCTCGGACTGTGGCGGGAAATTCTGCACGGCCTCAAACTCGCCGGCAGCTACGGACACATCGACAGTGTCGGCGTCGACTCCTGGGCCGTAGATTACGCGCTGCTGGACGAGCATGGCCTGCTGCTGGACGGCGTTCACCATTACCGTGATGCCCGCACTACCGGCGTGATGGACGATGTTCATCGCACCCTGCTGAAAGACGCCATGTATGACGCAACGGGCATTCAGTTCCTGCCGTTCAACACCGCATACCAGCTGATTGCCCATGAACGGCAGGCCCCCGGGATCCTGAGTCGCGCCCACAGCCTGCTGATGGTGCCGGACCTGCTGCACTACTGGCTGTCCGGCCGTCAGGTGACCGAGCAGACGAACGCCAGCACCACCCAGTTGTACGACCCGCGGCTGGCCACCTGGTCCCGCCGCGTGCTGGACGCGCTTGATCTCCCCGAGGGGCTGCTTCCTGAAGTCATCGCACCTGGGACGGTGATCGGCGAAGTCTCACCAGGAATCGCGCTTGAAATGGGTCTCAAAGGGACCCGGGTTATCGCGCCGGCCACGCATGATACCGCCAGCGCCGTCGCGGCTGTCCCGGCTCAGGGGCCGCACTGGGCGTACCTGTCGAGTGGCACCTGGTCCCTGGTGGGGGTGGAAACATTAGAGCCGGTGATCACGCCCGCTGCCCTGCGGTTCAACCTGACCAATGAGGCCGGCGTACACGGCACCACCCGCCTTCTGAAGAACATCATGGGCCTGTGGATCCTTCAGGAATGCCGGCGGTCATGGTCGTTCAACACGCCGACGTTCGAGATGCTGTATGCGGAGGCGGAAGGTGTTCCTCCGAGCGGCCCGCTGATTGATCCGGACGACCCGCGGTTCCTGGCCCCGGGTCTGGACATGCCTGCCCGGGTGCAGCAGTACTGCCGGGACACGGACCAGGCGGTCCCTGAGTCGCGGGCCGCCATTACCCGCTGCGTGCTGGACAGCCTCGCGCTCCGGACTGCGGAGGTGCTGACGCAACTTGAAGCGGTCACCGGAAACTCAATTTCTACCCTGCATGTGGTGGGCGGCGGTTCACAGATCCGGCTGCTGAACCAACTGATCGCGGACGCGTCAGGCTGCACGGTGATCGCCGGACCGGTCGAAGCGACGCTCATCGGGAACCTGCTGGTTCAGGCGGAAGCCTGCGGCCGCATTCCACAGGGCGGCGTGCGTGACGTGGTCCGGGCGTCCGAAGCGGTCCTCACCCACCGGCAGCAGACGGTCGTTCCCGCGGAACGGCGTGCCTTGTTCGCCCGGCTGGGCGAGCGTGCGACGGTCCCGTCATGA
- a CDS encoding LutC/YkgG family protein — translation MSAEAKLEILTRINRAGQHAEASFVRAPVGLSTRTRQDVVEQFAEYAAEYRANVIRVDYAGLAQAIQDRLDLCGSERVAIPQDLPAGWLPQGASFTADQAGVTDLTDIQSVITACAVAIAETGTVVLDHGPGQGRRALTLVPDHHICVVRESQVMDSLPEAVAQLKASVGLGLPLTWISGPSATSDIELSRVEGVHGPRVLDIMLVHEHPDGTA, via the coding sequence ATGAGCGCAGAAGCGAAACTCGAAATTCTGACCCGCATCAACCGCGCCGGACAGCACGCTGAAGCTTCGTTCGTGCGGGCACCAGTTGGGCTGTCCACGCGTACCCGTCAGGACGTGGTCGAGCAGTTCGCGGAGTACGCCGCGGAGTACCGGGCGAACGTCATTCGTGTGGACTACGCTGGGCTCGCGCAGGCGATTCAGGACCGGCTCGACCTGTGTGGGAGTGAACGCGTCGCCATTCCACAGGACCTGCCGGCCGGGTGGTTGCCGCAGGGAGCGTCCTTCACGGCAGATCAAGCTGGGGTGACGGACCTCACGGACATCCAGTCCGTCATTACCGCCTGTGCGGTGGCCATCGCGGAAACCGGCACGGTCGTTCTCGATCATGGTCCAGGTCAGGGACGGCGCGCGCTTACCCTGGTGCCGGACCACCACATCTGTGTGGTGCGGGAAAGCCAGGTGATGGACAGTCTTCCTGAAGCGGTGGCGCAGCTCAAAGCCAGTGTGGGCCTCGGGTTGCCCCTCACGTGGATCAGCGGGCCGAGTGCGACCTCCGACATCGAGCTCAGCCGCGTGGAAGGCGTACATGGTCCCCGCGTCCTGGACATCATGCTCGTGCACGAACACCCTGACGGCACGGCCTGA
- the rhaI gene encoding L-rhamnose isomerase, producing MNQDLYDALSTQRIETPSWGYGNSGTRFKTFTSAGAARDVYEKITDAAEVQRLTGIAPSVALHIPWDEVDDYAELRRFAQGRGVTLGAINPNVFQDDRYKLGSIAHPDAEVRAQAVEHLLDCVSIMKQTGSRDLSLWFADGTNYAGQDDLRSRKRRVREALAQVHDALPDGSRMLVEYKLFEPAFYATDLFDWGAAYAHCLAIGDKAQVLVDLGHHAQSVNIEQIVAFLLDEGRLGGFHFNARRYADDDLIVGTTNPFELFCIYAELVAAARAEDDLTRTTAQQVAYMIDQSHNIEPKVEAMVQSVLNCQEAYAKALLIDRERLAAAQQAGDVLEAHRTLTDAFRSDVRPLLADWRRSKGLPEDPIAAHRASGYQQDVARERGTATAGGGFPVKS from the coding sequence ATGAACCAGGACCTGTACGACGCCCTCAGTACCCAACGCATTGAAACGCCCTCCTGGGGATACGGCAACAGCGGCACCCGCTTCAAGACCTTCACCTCCGCCGGCGCCGCACGTGACGTGTACGAGAAAATCACGGACGCCGCCGAAGTACAGCGCCTCACCGGCATCGCCCCCAGCGTCGCCCTGCACATCCCCTGGGACGAAGTCGACGACTACGCCGAACTGCGCCGCTTTGCGCAAGGACGCGGAGTCACCCTCGGCGCGATCAACCCGAACGTATTCCAGGACGACCGGTACAAGCTCGGTTCGATCGCCCACCCCGACGCTGAGGTTCGCGCCCAGGCGGTAGAGCACCTGCTCGACTGCGTGTCGATCATGAAGCAGACCGGTTCGCGTGACCTGAGCCTGTGGTTCGCCGACGGCACCAACTACGCCGGACAGGACGACCTGCGATCCCGCAAACGCCGCGTCCGCGAAGCCCTCGCCCAGGTTCACGACGCCCTTCCGGACGGCAGCCGCATGCTGGTGGAGTACAAACTGTTCGAACCGGCCTTCTACGCCACCGACCTGTTCGACTGGGGGGCGGCGTACGCCCACTGCCTCGCCATCGGCGACAAAGCGCAGGTGCTCGTCGACCTGGGCCACCACGCGCAGAGCGTGAACATCGAGCAGATCGTCGCGTTCCTCCTCGACGAAGGCCGCCTGGGCGGCTTCCACTTCAACGCTCGACGTTACGCGGACGATGACCTGATCGTCGGCACCACCAACCCGTTCGAACTGTTCTGCATCTACGCTGAACTCGTCGCGGCCGCACGGGCCGAGGACGACCTCACGCGCACCACCGCTCAACAGGTGGCGTACATGATCGACCAGAGCCACAACATCGAACCCAAGGTCGAAGCGATGGTGCAGAGCGTCCTGAACTGCCAGGAAGCGTACGCCAAAGCCCTGCTGATCGACCGGGAACGCCTCGCGGCCGCCCAGCAGGCCGGTGACGTCCTGGAAGCCCACCGTACGCTGACCGACGCTTTCCGCAGCGACGTCCGTCCCCTCCTCGCCGACTGGCGACGCTCCAAAGGCCTCCCTGAAGATCCCATCGCTGCCCACCGCGCCAGCGGTTACCAGCAGGACGTCGCGCGCGAGCGTGGCACCGCTACTGCCGGTGGTGGCTTCCCCGTCAAAAGCTGA
- a CDS encoding MFS transporter, translating to MDPALSTTPPASPLLHHPPDPGPGWERRFWAIFGGQALSMIGSALTQFVLIWWITDTTGSASALATAGMAALLPQALLGPLGGTLADRYSRRFLMITADLISALCMLVLITLFLTERVELWHVYVMMFIRSAMQAFQGPAAAASTAMLVPGSFLPRAAGLNQTLMGIMTVASAPLGALAIGVMPLGLALGIDVVTALLGIIPLLLFRIPQIKRSEEQQTSMWAEFREGFELVWQHPGLRRLYGLLGAVVLVVMPSFTMVPLLVKNHFGRGVGDVALMEVLTGAGMILGGLLIAAIAPKRQMPWILLGLAASSLTIALTALAPSQMFWLAVVWWAVSGMSFIMANAPMTALLQTTIPNQLQGRALSLLSTVMGLAGPAGLAIAGPLGEMLGVRWLFVAMGVLGTLVGLAGFLSPTLLRLQGGSAGETPIPALPQRSAGG from the coding sequence ATGGACCCGGCCCTGAGCACAACCCCACCAGCGTCCCCTCTCCTGCACCACCCTCCAGATCCTGGACCAGGGTGGGAACGCCGCTTCTGGGCCATCTTCGGCGGTCAGGCCCTCTCGATGATCGGTTCGGCCCTTACCCAGTTCGTGCTGATCTGGTGGATCACCGACACCACCGGCAGCGCGAGCGCGCTGGCCACCGCAGGCATGGCCGCCCTCCTGCCCCAGGCGCTGCTCGGCCCACTGGGAGGCACCCTCGCCGACCGGTACAGCCGCCGCTTCCTGATGATCACCGCAGACCTCATCAGCGCCCTGTGCATGCTGGTACTGATCACCCTGTTCCTCACCGAGCGGGTCGAGCTGTGGCACGTGTACGTCATGATGTTCATCCGCAGCGCCATGCAGGCCTTCCAGGGACCAGCCGCCGCTGCCAGCACAGCCATGCTGGTCCCAGGCTCGTTTCTGCCCCGTGCCGCCGGCCTGAACCAGACCCTGATGGGCATCATGACGGTCGCATCTGCCCCATTGGGCGCCCTCGCCATCGGGGTGATGCCTCTGGGTCTGGCCCTGGGCATCGACGTGGTCACGGCGCTGCTCGGCATCATTCCTCTGCTGCTGTTCCGCATTCCCCAGATCAAGAGGTCAGAAGAGCAGCAAACGAGCATGTGGGCGGAGTTTCGAGAAGGGTTCGAGCTGGTCTGGCAGCACCCGGGTCTCCGGCGCCTCTATGGCCTGCTCGGCGCCGTGGTGCTGGTGGTCATGCCGTCGTTCACCATGGTGCCCCTGCTGGTCAAGAACCACTTCGGAAGAGGGGTAGGCGACGTGGCCCTGATGGAGGTGCTGACCGGGGCGGGCATGATCCTGGGTGGCCTCCTGATCGCGGCCATCGCTCCGAAACGGCAGATGCCGTGGATTCTGCTGGGACTCGCCGCGTCAAGTCTGACCATCGCGCTGACCGCTCTGGCCCCGAGCCAGATGTTCTGGCTGGCCGTCGTGTGGTGGGCAGTCAGCGGAATGAGCTTCATCATGGCGAACGCTCCCATGACCGCCCTCCTTCAGACCACCATCCCGAATCAGCTGCAAGGCCGGGCACTGTCGCTGTTGAGCACCGTCATGGGGCTGGCAGGGCCCGCAGGCCTGGCGATCGCTGGTCCTCTGGGCGAAATGCTCGGTGTTCGCTGGCTGTTCGTGGCCATGGGCGTGCTGGGCACCTTGGTGGGCCTCGCCGGGTTCCTCTCGCCCACCCTGCTCCGTTTACAGGGCGGCAGTGCAGGAGAGACCCCGATTCCTGCCCTCCCGCAGCGGAGCGCCGGAGGTTGA
- a CDS encoding TetR/AcrR family transcriptional regulator yields the protein MPRTKAPELTRAALLDAASRVLRTRGATLSLDAVAQAAGVSKGGLLHHYPSKEQLLQALAYALIEEFHTRLQAAHAHEIALHGDAPGAWLRAYIELSFVQDDEIEALTAALAPLATLPDLLRGLQEAQRFLIDETEADGLPPGRAHAIRLACDGLWAGRNSGLPDLNHAQRTALKEELQSWTRP from the coding sequence ATGCCCAGGACCAAAGCCCCCGAACTCACCCGCGCTGCCCTGCTCGACGCCGCGAGCCGTGTGCTCCGCACGCGCGGCGCGACCCTCTCCCTGGACGCTGTTGCCCAGGCGGCCGGGGTGAGTAAAGGCGGCCTGCTGCACCACTACCCGTCCAAGGAACAGTTACTGCAAGCCCTGGCGTACGCCCTGATTGAGGAATTCCACACCCGTCTCCAGGCCGCCCACGCCCATGAGATCGCCCTGCACGGTGACGCCCCCGGAGCCTGGCTCAGGGCCTACATCGAACTCTCCTTCGTTCAGGACGACGAAATCGAGGCCCTGACAGCAGCCCTGGCCCCACTCGCGACCCTTCCCGACCTGCTCCGCGGGTTGCAGGAAGCACAACGCTTCCTCATCGACGAAACCGAAGCCGACGGCCTGCCGCCCGGACGCGCCCATGCCATCCGCCTGGCCTGCGACGGCCTCTGGGCCGGCCGGAATTCAGGCCTGCCTGATCTCAATCACGCCCAACGCACGGCCCTGAAAGAGGAGTTGCAGTCATGGACCCGGCCCTGA